The Deinococcus koreensis genome window below encodes:
- a CDS encoding ATP-binding protein: MTARPAAIGMVLGTEDATPVAFWFSVLPGSSVQLDDLVVVETRKPDGAPVHFYGLVDHVRTRHEGVSFDSDVQDVMAGLLPASVSYAARVLVTRVDPENFIPPQPGDSVRHARGDDLKMALSADKMKGAGFPGGLLADGQVLPLNYRFVNGENGGHINISGISGVATKTSYALFLLHSIFRSGVMGVSQGRALIFNVKGEDLLFLDQPNREVAAIEADMQVRKGLSKSRYEVMGLPAQPFRDVQFLAPPKASGEGGVIVPNVEQRQGGVTPFLFTLREFCTRRMLPYAFSDRDASLNLGFVIGSVEEKLFRLAQGADTPYLSVEDWQPDVELLLDDDVSFDEMGKARISSFSQLVSYLDYKLLEQNDGAGDPRWVGKQNAGTLMAFIRRLRGVQKHLNPLVRGDISAAQAEQYRPNPLKPGIQTTVVDIHALSGHGQMFVVGVLLRDLFEHKEKVGRQDTVFVVLDELNKYAPRDGESPIKDVLLDIAERGRSLGIILIGAQQTASEVERRIVSNAAIRVVGRLDLAEAERPEYRFLPQSFRARAGILQPGTMLVSQPDVPNPVLVNYPFPAWATRKDEVDDLGGRKVEEVGEDWLR; encoded by the coding sequence ATGACCGCCCGCCCCGCCGCCATCGGCATGGTGCTGGGCACCGAGGACGCCACGCCGGTCGCGTTCTGGTTCTCGGTGCTACCGGGCTCAAGCGTGCAGCTCGATGATCTGGTGGTCGTGGAGACCCGCAAGCCGGACGGCGCCCCCGTACACTTCTACGGGCTGGTCGACCATGTCCGCACCCGCCACGAGGGCGTGAGCTTCGACTCCGATGTGCAGGACGTCATGGCGGGGCTGCTGCCGGCCTCCGTGAGCTACGCCGCGCGGGTGCTGGTCACGCGGGTCGATCCCGAGAACTTCATTCCGCCGCAGCCCGGCGACAGCGTGCGCCACGCCCGCGGCGACGACCTGAAGATGGCCCTGAGCGCCGACAAGATGAAGGGCGCGGGCTTCCCCGGTGGCCTGCTCGCCGACGGGCAGGTGCTGCCGCTGAACTACCGCTTCGTGAACGGCGAGAACGGCGGGCACATCAACATCTCGGGGATTTCTGGGGTAGCCACCAAGACGAGTTACGCGCTGTTCCTGCTGCATTCGATCTTCAGGAGCGGCGTGATGGGGGTCTCGCAGGGACGGGCGCTGATCTTCAACGTCAAGGGCGAGGATCTGCTGTTCCTCGACCAGCCCAACCGCGAGGTCGCCGCCATTGAGGCCGACATGCAGGTGCGCAAGGGTCTGTCGAAGTCCCGCTACGAGGTCATGGGCCTGCCCGCCCAGCCCTTCCGCGACGTGCAGTTCCTGGCGCCGCCGAAAGCTTCCGGCGAGGGCGGGGTGATCGTGCCCAACGTGGAGCAGCGCCAGGGCGGCGTCACGCCCTTCCTGTTCACCCTGCGCGAATTCTGCACCCGCCGGATGCTGCCCTACGCCTTCTCCGACCGCGACGCCAGCCTGAACCTGGGCTTCGTGATCGGCAGTGTCGAGGAAAAGCTGTTCCGGCTGGCCCAGGGCGCCGACACGCCCTACCTGAGCGTCGAGGACTGGCAGCCCGACGTCGAGCTGCTGCTGGACGACGACGTGAGCTTCGACGAGATGGGCAAGGCGCGCATCTCCAGCTTCTCGCAGCTGGTGTCGTACCTGGACTACAAGCTGCTGGAGCAGAACGACGGAGCGGGCGATCCCCGCTGGGTGGGCAAGCAGAACGCCGGCACGCTGATGGCCTTCATCCGGCGGCTGCGGGGCGTGCAGAAGCACCTCAACCCCCTGGTGCGCGGGGACATCAGCGCCGCGCAGGCCGAGCAGTACCGCCCGAATCCCCTCAAGCCCGGCATCCAGACCACGGTGGTGGACATCCACGCCCTGTCGGGTCACGGGCAGATGTTCGTGGTGGGCGTACTGCTGCGCGACCTCTTCGAGCACAAGGAGAAGGTCGGGCGCCAGGACACCGTGTTCGTGGTGCTCGACGAGCTGAACAAGTACGCCCCGCGCGACGGCGAGAGTCCGATCAAGGACGTGCTGCTGGACATCGCCGAGCGTGGCCGCTCCCTGGGCATCATCCTGATCGGCGCGCAGCAGACGGCCTCGGAGGTCGAGCGGCGGATCGTGAGCAACGCGGCCATCCGGGTGGTCGGGCGCCTCGACCTGGCCGAGGCCGAGCGGCCCGAGTACCGCTTCCTGCCGCAGAGCTTCCGCGCCCGCGCCGGCATCCTGCAACCCGGCACCATGCTGGTCTCGCAGCCCGACGTGCCCAACCCGGTGCTCGTGAACTATCCCTTCCCCGCCTGGGCCACGAGGAAGGACGAGGTCGACGACCTGGGCGGCCGGAAGGTGGAGGAAGTGGGCGAGGACTGGCTGCGCTAG
- a CDS encoding EamA family transporter, with protein sequence MTSWVQYAVISMVFAGFTSVIAKQGLSGISGELGLTVRTVFVFIFVLAFALLFVSRREFAGLQARNYLWLGASGLTTALSWIFYYKALKAGDVATVALIDKGSVVVAMILAALVLREQITPRMILGAALIVGGLLVIARR encoded by the coding sequence ATGACCTCCTGGGTGCAGTACGCCGTGATCTCCATGGTCTTCGCCGGCTTCACGTCGGTGATCGCCAAGCAGGGCCTGAGCGGCATCTCCGGCGAGCTGGGCCTGACCGTCCGCACGGTGTTCGTCTTTATCTTCGTGCTGGCCTTCGCGCTGCTGTTCGTGTCCAGGCGGGAGTTCGCCGGGCTCCAGGCGCGCAACTACCTGTGGCTGGGCGCGTCCGGCCTGACCACGGCGCTGTCGTGGATCTTCTACTACAAGGCGCTCAAGGCCGGCGACGTGGCGACCGTGGCCCTGATCGACAAGGGCAGCGTGGTCGTGGCGATGATCCTGGCCGCGCTGGTGCTGCGCGAGCAGATCACGCCGCGCATGATCCTCGGCGCCGCGCTGATCGTCGGCGGCCTGCTGGTCATCGCCCGCAGGTAG
- a CDS encoding AAA family ATPase encodes MTRLLITGMSGTGKTSVLGELQARGFETVETDVDDWCVWGALPGSADEGWLWREGRMRELLARPRTRPLFISGCVANQGQFYPLFDHVVLLSAPVDVILERVRARTHNPYGKTPEQQAELLNHLRDVEPLLRAGADLELDSSRLGVGELADALIELSAR; translated from the coding sequence ATGACCCGCCTCCTGATCACCGGCATGTCCGGCACCGGCAAGACCTCGGTGCTCGGGGAGCTGCAGGCACGCGGCTTCGAGACCGTCGAGACCGATGTGGACGACTGGTGCGTGTGGGGCGCCCTGCCCGGATCGGCGGACGAGGGCTGGCTGTGGCGTGAGGGCAGGATGCGGGAGCTGCTGGCACGCCCGCGCACCCGCCCTCTGTTCATCAGCGGCTGCGTCGCCAACCAGGGGCAGTTCTACCCGCTGTTCGACCATGTGGTGCTGCTCAGCGCACCGGTCGACGTGATCCTTGAGCGGGTCAGGGCCAGAACCCACAATCCCTACGGAAAGACGCCGGAACAGCAGGCGGAACTCCTGAACCATCTGCGCGACGTGGAGCCGCTGCTGCGGGCGGGGGCCGATCTGGAGCTGGATTCGTCACGGCTGGGTGTGGGGGAACTGGCCGACGCGCTGATCGAGTTAAGCGCCCGCTAA
- a CDS encoding DUF6194 family protein has protein sequence MDQSDLLARLHALFPDAEFLQAGETVFVMYDPDHRLTPERRRPFLTLVADDAHDRASNLSRPGVYRLNIELTPEEYRDRFGPHPRSGPDGLVDTGHDFTALDTLMPHPVYAPMSWACVLSPGAATLGHLLPLIGNAHARAVRRHGLAAPSTGIPSGGPG, from the coding sequence GTGGATCAGTCCGACCTGCTGGCCCGCCTGCACGCTCTGTTCCCGGACGCCGAGTTTCTGCAGGCCGGCGAAACCGTGTTCGTGATGTACGACCCCGACCATCGCCTGACGCCCGAGCGGCGCCGCCCCTTCCTGACCCTGGTGGCCGACGACGCCCACGACCGCGCGTCGAACCTCTCGCGGCCCGGCGTGTACCGGCTGAACATCGAGCTGACGCCGGAGGAATACCGAGACCGTTTCGGCCCCCACCCACGCAGCGGGCCGGACGGGCTGGTGGACACCGGGCACGATTTCACTGCGCTGGACACGCTCATGCCGCATCCGGTCTATGCGCCGATGTCGTGGGCCTGCGTGCTGAGCCCCGGCGCCGCCACCCTGGGTCATCTGCTGCCGCTGATCGGGAACGCTCATGCACGGGCCGTGCGGCGGCATGGTCTGGCGGCACCGTCCACCGGCATCCCTTCTGGCGGCCCCGGCTGA
- a CDS encoding RluA family pseudouridine synthase — protein sequence MTDAAPPLHLIATPGRLDSVLSALTGQSRSQVAGWIAEGHVQIDGLPALKPSQKLRGGEALALHIPPPPDSRVEPEDLPLEVIFEDEHLIAVNKPPGMITHPAPGVSSGTLVNALLGRMALPEQDGFDGPDGFRPGIVHRLDKDTSGVIVVAKTVQAHARLAAAFKDRDTRKTYLAIAAGTWKADQPVQVDAPIGRHPVQRQRMTVGGVQSREAQTLFTPLAAHRDGHGRTLALVRAQPRTGRTHQIRVHLLHLGSPLLGDPVYGRASEIMARHALHAQFLDIPHPATGKMLHLHASAPDDLLSAWMALGGGVPENLERP from the coding sequence GTGACCGACGCCGCCCCTCCCTTACACCTGATCGCCACGCCGGGCCGCCTGGACTCCGTGCTGTCTGCACTCACCGGCCAGAGCCGGTCGCAGGTGGCGGGCTGGATCGCGGAGGGGCATGTGCAGATCGACGGACTCCCGGCCCTCAAGCCCAGCCAGAAACTGCGCGGCGGCGAGGCCCTGGCGCTGCACATCCCGCCGCCGCCCGACTCGCGGGTGGAGCCCGAAGACCTGCCGCTGGAGGTGATCTTCGAGGACGAGCACCTGATCGCCGTGAACAAGCCGCCGGGCATGATCACCCACCCGGCGCCGGGGGTCAGCAGCGGCACGCTGGTCAACGCCCTGCTGGGCCGCATGGCCCTGCCCGAGCAGGACGGCTTCGACGGCCCGGACGGTTTCCGCCCCGGCATCGTGCACCGGCTGGACAAGGACACCAGCGGCGTGATCGTGGTCGCCAAGACCGTGCAGGCGCACGCGCGGCTGGCCGCCGCCTTCAAGGACCGGGACACCCGCAAGACCTACCTGGCGATCGCGGCCGGCACCTGGAAGGCCGATCAGCCGGTGCAGGTGGACGCGCCCATCGGGCGGCATCCGGTGCAGCGCCAGCGCATGACCGTGGGCGGCGTGCAGTCGCGCGAGGCGCAGACGCTGTTCACCCCGCTCGCCGCGCACCGGGACGGGCACGGCCGCACGCTGGCGCTGGTGCGCGCCCAGCCCCGCACCGGGCGCACCCACCAGATCCGGGTTCACCTGCTGCATCTGGGCAGCCCGCTGCTGGGCGACCCGGTGTACGGCCGGGCCAGCGAGATCATGGCCCGCCACGCCCTGCACGCGCAGTTTCTGGACATTCCCCATCCGGCCACCGGGAAGATGCTGCACCTGCACGCCTCCGCGCCGGACGACCTGCTGAGCGCCTGGATGGCGCTGGGCGGCGGTGTGCCGGAGAACCTGGAACGCCCCTGA